In Chitinophaga sp. HK235, a single window of DNA contains:
- a CDS encoding PorP/SprF family type IX secretion system membrane protein produces MKIIYKLLLALICISCCTRLHAQDIHLSQFYETPILRNPALIGIFNGDVRFQAVYRNQWNSVTIPYQTGTMSGEIKFPVGNGNDYVTTGLQLTYDRAGTSKLQSTQIFPAVNYHKSLNEDKTSFLSLGFMGGIVQRQFDLTNMTFNNQYNGGRFDPAAPTGEEGKLALKGYTYLDAGVGLSYNSVIGEDVNYFLGAAYYHFNRAKISFYNDKNIEMAPKLSINAGITIPLEERVKLIAHYNQLHQGSYSEYIGGALIGYGLMNEGLESTRAIYGGLFLRWNDAIIPTVKIDMEKFEVAMSYDANISQLRTASKSFGGFEVSLVFKGFLNSRNSTLERLNCPRF; encoded by the coding sequence ATGAAAATTATATACAAACTATTACTGGCGCTCATTTGTATCAGCTGTTGCACCCGGCTGCATGCACAGGACATACACCTGTCCCAGTTTTATGAAACGCCTATACTTCGTAACCCTGCCCTGATCGGCATTTTCAACGGAGATGTGCGTTTTCAGGCAGTATACCGCAACCAGTGGAACAGTGTTACCATTCCTTACCAGACCGGCACCATGAGTGGTGAAATCAAGTTCCCCGTTGGTAACGGTAACGACTATGTTACCACAGGGCTGCAGCTGACCTATGACCGGGCCGGCACGTCCAAACTACAGTCTACCCAGATATTTCCGGCTGTCAACTACCATAAATCACTGAATGAAGACAAAACCAGCTTTTTATCACTGGGTTTTATGGGCGGTATTGTACAACGTCAGTTTGACCTTACCAACATGACCTTCAACAACCAGTATAACGGTGGTCGTTTTGATCCGGCGGCTCCTACCGGAGAAGAAGGCAAACTGGCCCTCAAAGGCTATACTTATCTGGATGCCGGTGTAGGGCTCAGCTACAACAGTGTAATCGGGGAAGATGTGAACTATTTCCTCGGAGCGGCTTATTACCACTTCAACCGGGCTAAAATCTCCTTTTACAATGACAAAAACATAGAGATGGCTCCCAAACTGTCTATTAATGCCGGTATTACCATCCCGCTGGAGGAGAGGGTAAAGCTGATAGCGCATTATAACCAGCTTCATCAGGGCAGTTATTCAGAATATATCGGTGGAGCGCTGATCGGTTACGGGTTGATGAACGAAGGTTTGGAGTCCACCCGTGCCATCTACGGAGGGTTGTTTTTACGTTGGAATGATGCCATTATCCCGACTGTGAAGATCGATATGGAGAAATTTGAGGTAGCGATGAGTTACGATGCTAATATCTCGCAGTTGAGAACAGCCAGTAAGAGTTTCGGGGGATTTGAAGTGTCATTGGTTTTCAAGGGGTTCCTCAACAGCCGCAACAGTACGCTGGAACGTTTGAACTGCCCGAGATTCTAA
- a CDS encoding PKD domain-containing protein, giving the protein MKYLRIVIQLLFSAILLLLINPVDVFSQNVEVLPNKTADCPPFTVFFNTKLDPGYSRLEWDFGIGAKVIDNPTPSRIFPDPGVYHVTLTADYAGKKIVKTVDITVYNRPIVSFTVDKDNGCAPLTVNLTDQSTPGDGIIESIVWNFGDGSADQGPNVTHSFTDPNNYNIISLVTNSKGCRTSSEPKTITVRNAPVLSFVADKTQSCTAPLTVNFQNTTVNNTGDPMTFVWDYGDGTTGTDATHTYTKEGNYTVTLIPTSTNSCAAPLQKKDYVIIKKLTPGFVLNDGCVGQIATLSSTTTPRPDFISWVLPDGTTSTSFNPGFVVGMPGDYTVKMKATVGGCSEEITQTVHIDARPIINPVASPTRSCSAPFTTTFQAQSQNATSWLWDFGDGTTSTEENPTHTYTRLGSFTVTLTAKGTGNCTETVRKFDYILITPPILTITPSGGTACTPLTLPFSASITNGETITGYLWDFGDGTTSTQSNPTHVFNGQGIFTVTLQVTTAGGCNLSEKAVFRTRIPPVVDFDATPLKSCPMEPVQFNNLSTPKGPDVTYNWIFPQDNTSSTQENPSHVFNEIGMHDVRLIVNNNGCIREIIKTKYIQILPPKAKFTNQPDCVDFYHRKFIDQSDFGPDPVPKKEWLWEFGEGGATSTLQNPDFTYTTTGSKTVKLTIDNGICKSVTTMNINIIDEKPVLLPDVPWICVGKSLHVGLGPLIAGNINSYSWDWGDGTQLSFQGFEIDPSKGLSHTYLKSGTYTIQLAIVDKNGCRRVATPVKIDVHGAVADFTVTGKKCKDDLLSFTDKSTIDAGNQILNWKWDFGDGSPAENYTAQPVNTPHKYTDFNAYTAILTTTDKYGCIVAAQQLVYIETVKADFRAPAVVCKGSSFNFINASAGTITSYAWDFGDNTTGTDASPSKSYAAPGTYTVSLKITTQEGCTDQITKDKVLRVPDPVADFSYPPNLELCPPVKVLFTNKSSDFVKSHWDFGDNSTSTKNDPGEHIYVRAKTFNVTLTVYSEGDCPSIKTIPVTIEGPDGSFTASPGKGCVPLPVTISAVANKTSDYQWDFDDGTVLTTQVPVAPAHTYTRPGIYTPRVSLVDGKGCSVKADGSDQIVVDNMVADFTIDNTAACGGGVIKLKNTSTSVTKDLLGLNYTSKWTYSPGNTSSNTDGSFTYPQPGNYNVTLEVVSNYGCPDSKTLPVVVPPQPMPAISAIPELCISGKVQLRGTEANNLPGTKWIWLVGNNQQFDVPAPPALDISTIGITPVRLTITNADGTCPGVANTNIVVHPAPTLNPTPAASTICKGASLQLYANTDPLSTVSWTPYNISDPTSKTPMVKPDKDAIYVVNALSEFGCKNKAEVSVTVIQPFRMFTQDAEICAGRSIQLQSGGAQRYKWIPATGLNRADISNPEASPATTTTYQVVGFDDIGCFTDTVLAKVTVHPTPQINAGPDMEVATGTVVPIPAVGSNDITKIEWTPITNLSCFNCLTPVATPKGSTTYHVMVMNQYGCVATDDITIKTVCNGGNVFVPNTFSPNGDGMNDIFYIRGRGMQTIRSFRIYNRWGQLMFERFGFNADDPTFGWDGRYKGELLNPDVYIYYAEVVCDNGEPILMKGNVTLIR; this is encoded by the coding sequence ATGAAATACTTAAGGATTGTAATTCAGCTGCTCTTCAGTGCTATATTATTGCTGTTGATCAACCCAGTTGATGTTTTCTCACAGAATGTAGAGGTACTGCCCAACAAAACTGCTGACTGTCCGCCTTTTACCGTTTTCTTCAATACCAAGCTGGATCCTGGCTATAGCCGGCTGGAATGGGATTTTGGTATAGGCGCCAAAGTGATCGACAACCCTACGCCCTCCCGTATATTTCCCGACCCCGGCGTATACCATGTGACACTCACTGCAGACTATGCCGGCAAAAAAATAGTGAAGACAGTAGATATCACTGTTTACAACAGGCCCATCGTGTCGTTTACGGTAGATAAAGACAACGGCTGCGCCCCATTAACCGTGAACCTTACCGACCAATCCACCCCGGGAGATGGCATCATAGAAAGTATTGTATGGAATTTCGGAGATGGTAGCGCCGACCAGGGCCCTAACGTCACCCATAGTTTCACAGACCCCAACAACTATAACATAATCAGCCTGGTCACCAACAGCAAAGGCTGCAGAACCAGCAGTGAACCTAAAACCATCACTGTCCGGAATGCTCCCGTGCTCTCTTTCGTGGCCGACAAAACCCAGAGCTGTACAGCACCGCTGACCGTCAACTTTCAGAATACTACTGTCAACAATACCGGAGATCCTATGACTTTTGTATGGGATTATGGAGATGGTACTACCGGTACTGATGCTACCCATACCTATACGAAGGAAGGCAATTATACTGTCACACTGATCCCTACCAGCACCAACAGCTGCGCTGCTCCATTGCAGAAAAAGGATTATGTGATCATAAAAAAACTGACACCCGGATTTGTGCTTAATGATGGCTGTGTGGGTCAAATCGCTACTTTGAGCAGTACCACTACTCCCAGGCCGGATTTTATAAGCTGGGTATTACCCGATGGTACTACCTCCACCAGCTTTAATCCGGGCTTTGTTGTGGGTATGCCCGGCGACTACACCGTTAAAATGAAAGCCACTGTTGGCGGCTGTTCCGAGGAAATAACACAAACGGTTCATATCGATGCCCGGCCGATAATCAATCCGGTGGCTTCACCCACCCGATCCTGCTCTGCACCATTTACCACCACCTTTCAGGCACAGTCGCAGAACGCTACTTCATGGCTGTGGGATTTCGGTGATGGTACTACTTCTACAGAAGAAAATCCAACGCATACATATACCAGACTGGGTAGCTTTACAGTCACCCTCACGGCCAAAGGTACGGGCAACTGTACCGAGACAGTCCGCAAATTTGACTATATCCTGATCACCCCGCCGATACTCACAATTACGCCCAGCGGCGGTACTGCCTGTACTCCGCTTACATTACCGTTTAGCGCCAGTATCACCAATGGTGAAACCATTACCGGCTATCTGTGGGATTTTGGCGATGGTACTACTTCCACACAAAGTAACCCTACCCATGTCTTTAACGGACAGGGGATTTTTACCGTTACGTTGCAGGTGACCACCGCCGGCGGCTGTAACCTAAGTGAAAAGGCTGTTTTCCGTACCAGAATACCGCCTGTAGTGGATTTTGATGCCACTCCCCTGAAGTCCTGTCCTATGGAGCCTGTGCAGTTCAACAACCTCTCCACACCCAAAGGACCTGATGTGACTTACAACTGGATCTTTCCACAGGACAATACTTCCAGCACGCAAGAAAATCCTTCTCATGTTTTTAATGAAATAGGGATGCATGATGTGCGGCTGATCGTCAACAACAACGGCTGTATCCGCGAAATCATAAAAACCAAATACATACAGATACTACCACCCAAAGCGAAGTTCACCAACCAGCCCGACTGCGTGGATTTCTATCACCGGAAATTCATCGATCAATCAGACTTCGGTCCTGATCCGGTGCCTAAAAAAGAATGGCTGTGGGAATTTGGTGAAGGTGGCGCTACCTCTACCTTGCAAAACCCAGACTTTACCTACACCACTACCGGTAGTAAAACTGTCAAACTCACTATCGACAATGGTATCTGTAAATCAGTTACCACGATGAACATCAACATCATCGATGAAAAGCCTGTCCTGCTGCCCGATGTACCCTGGATATGCGTAGGTAAATCACTGCATGTAGGCCTGGGCCCTCTCATTGCCGGCAATATCAACTCCTATTCATGGGATTGGGGAGATGGCACCCAACTGTCGTTTCAGGGGTTTGAGATCGATCCTTCCAAAGGGCTGTCTCATACTTATCTCAAATCCGGCACCTACACTATACAACTCGCTATCGTTGACAAAAACGGTTGCAGACGCGTAGCTACTCCGGTAAAAATAGATGTACACGGCGCTGTGGCTGATTTCACTGTTACTGGTAAAAAATGTAAAGATGATCTGCTCTCCTTTACAGATAAATCCACTATCGATGCTGGCAACCAGATCCTCAACTGGAAATGGGATTTTGGTGATGGATCTCCTGCGGAAAATTATACCGCCCAACCCGTCAACACACCTCACAAGTATACTGACTTCAATGCCTATACGGCCATACTGACCACCACAGACAAATACGGATGTATAGTGGCTGCACAACAGTTGGTATACATAGAAACCGTGAAAGCTGATTTCAGGGCGCCAGCTGTTGTCTGCAAAGGCAGCAGTTTCAATTTCATCAATGCTTCTGCCGGGACTATCACCAGTTATGCATGGGACTTCGGCGACAACACAACTGGCACTGATGCTAGCCCCAGCAAATCCTACGCGGCCCCTGGTACTTATACCGTTTCACTGAAGATCACCACTCAGGAAGGATGTACAGACCAGATCACGAAAGACAAAGTTCTTCGTGTACCCGATCCCGTAGCCGACTTCTCTTACCCTCCCAACCTGGAGCTCTGCCCACCGGTAAAAGTATTGTTCACCAATAAATCCAGCGATTTTGTAAAATCACACTGGGACTTCGGTGATAACAGTACTTCTACCAAAAACGATCCCGGTGAACATATCTATGTGAGGGCAAAAACCTTCAACGTAACACTCACGGTATATTCAGAAGGCGACTGCCCCAGCATTAAAACCATCCCGGTGACCATCGAAGGGCCCGACGGATCATTTACCGCCTCACCAGGAAAAGGCTGCGTCCCGCTGCCCGTGACCATCAGCGCCGTAGCCAATAAAACCAGCGATTACCAATGGGACTTTGATGATGGTACCGTACTCACAACCCAGGTGCCGGTAGCTCCCGCCCATACCTATACCCGGCCCGGTATTTATACACCGCGTGTATCGCTGGTGGATGGAAAAGGTTGTTCGGTAAAAGCAGATGGATCCGACCAGATCGTTGTAGACAATATGGTAGCTGATTTTACCATTGACAATACAGCTGCCTGTGGCGGTGGGGTCATTAAGCTCAAAAATACCAGTACTTCCGTCACCAAAGACTTACTGGGACTGAATTACACCAGCAAATGGACTTATTCACCCGGGAATACTTCTTCCAATACTGATGGCTCTTTTACTTATCCACAACCAGGTAACTACAATGTTACCCTGGAGGTAGTCAGTAACTATGGCTGTCCGGACAGTAAAACATTGCCGGTAGTAGTGCCTCCGCAGCCGATGCCTGCTATATCCGCCATCCCTGAGTTGTGTATCAGCGGAAAAGTGCAGCTGCGCGGCACGGAGGCCAACAATCTGCCAGGCACCAAATGGATATGGCTGGTGGGTAACAACCAGCAGTTTGATGTCCCTGCTCCACCGGCTCTGGATATCAGCACCATTGGTATCACGCCGGTAAGGCTCACCATCACTAACGCCGATGGTACCTGCCCCGGTGTTGCCAATACCAATATTGTTGTGCATCCGGCTCCTACCCTCAATCCTACGCCTGCCGCATCTACCATCTGCAAGGGAGCTTCCCTGCAGCTGTACGCCAATACAGATCCGTTGTCCACCGTCAGCTGGACACCCTACAATATTTCAGATCCCACCAGCAAAACACCCATGGTGAAACCCGACAAAGACGCGATATATGTGGTCAATGCATTGAGTGAGTTTGGCTGTAAAAACAAAGCAGAAGTAAGCGTTACAGTAATACAACCTTTCCGGATGTTTACACAGGATGCTGAGATATGCGCCGGCAGAAGCATCCAGCTTCAGTCCGGAGGTGCACAACGATACAAATGGATACCAGCAACAGGCCTTAACCGCGCTGATATTTCCAATCCAGAGGCCAGTCCTGCCACTACCACCACTTATCAGGTGGTGGGCTTTGATGACATAGGTTGTTTCACAGATACCGTACTGGCAAAAGTGACCGTACATCCTACGCCACAAATCAATGCCGGCCCCGATATGGAAGTCGCTACCGGTACAGTGGTGCCCATCCCGGCAGTAGGCAGCAATGATATCACTAAAATTGAATGGACACCCATCACCAACCTCAGCTGCTTCAACTGTCTGACACCGGTGGCCACTCCCAAAGGATCTACTACTTATCATGTAATGGTGATGAACCAATACGGCTGCGTTGCCACCGACGATATCACCATCAAAACAGTATGTAACGGAGGAAATGTATTCGTTCCCAACACCTTCTCTCCTAACGGCGACGGTATGAACGATATCTTCTACATCCGCGGCCGGGGCATGCAAACCATCCGTTCCTTCAGGATTTACAACCGTTGGGGACAGCTGATGTTTGAACGTTTTGGATTTAATGCCGATGATCCCACTTTCGGATGGGATGGGCGGTATAAGGGAGAACTGCTCAACCCGGATGTTTATATCTATTATGCAGAAGTGGTATGTGATAACGGAGAACCGATTCTGATGAAGGGAAATGTGACGCTGATACGATAA
- a CDS encoding class I SAM-dependent rRNA methyltransferase, with product MTKVFLKKQIQNRVLLGHPWVFGNEVSEIKGDVVPGDIVDVHTHQGSFLGRGYINPQSQILVRLLTRDKSEEINAEFFYRRLLKCWQYRQKLGYVENCRLVFGEADDLPALVIDKFNDYLVLQTLALGMEKWKHAIVDALNRIFSPKGIYERNDVPVRELEGMEQQKGFLSAPFDTNIIINENGLKFHVDIVNGQKTGYFLDQQDNRREINRIVKDADVLEAFCYTGTFSCHAGYYGAKSVLGLDISEHAVQTARRNAELNNLQDICKFQAVNAFDQLKQYTRDDRKFDVVILDPPAFTKSRENIKKAVTGYKEINLRGMKLLNQGGFLVTASCTNLVSPDLFLQTIDAAARDAKKRLRQVTFQTQAKDHPILRNIENTTYLKFLIVEIV from the coding sequence ATGACCAAGGTTTTTTTAAAGAAACAGATACAAAACAGGGTATTGCTGGGCCATCCCTGGGTGTTTGGCAATGAGGTGTCAGAGATCAAGGGAGACGTAGTACCCGGTGATATCGTGGACGTACATACCCATCAGGGCTCTTTCCTCGGAAGAGGGTACATCAATCCCCAGTCCCAGATACTGGTGCGTCTGCTGACTCGTGATAAAAGCGAAGAAATCAACGCGGAGTTCTTCTACCGCCGCCTGCTCAAATGCTGGCAGTACCGTCAGAAACTGGGCTATGTGGAAAACTGCCGCCTGGTTTTCGGGGAAGCAGATGATCTGCCCGCCCTCGTCATCGATAAGTTCAATGACTATCTGGTGCTGCAAACCCTGGCTCTGGGCATGGAAAAATGGAAACATGCCATTGTAGACGCGCTCAACCGGATTTTCTCCCCCAAAGGTATCTACGAACGCAATGATGTGCCGGTAAGGGAACTGGAAGGCATGGAACAACAAAAAGGCTTCCTCAGCGCTCCGTTTGATACCAATATCATCATCAATGAAAACGGTCTGAAATTCCATGTGGACATCGTAAATGGTCAGAAGACCGGCTATTTCCTTGACCAGCAGGATAACCGCCGCGAAATCAACCGTATTGTAAAAGATGCCGACGTGCTGGAAGCATTCTGCTACACTGGCACTTTCTCCTGTCATGCCGGTTATTATGGTGCTAAAAGCGTGTTGGGGCTGGATATCTCCGAACATGCCGTTCAAACCGCCCGCCGTAATGCGGAGCTCAACAACCTGCAGGATATCTGTAAGTTCCAGGCAGTGAATGCTTTCGACCAGCTGAAACAATACACCCGGGATGATCGCAAATTTGACGTGGTAATATTGGACCCGCCTGCTTTTACCAAAAGCCGTGAGAATATTAAGAAGGCAGTCACCGGATATAAGGAAATCAACCTCAGAGGGATGAAATTGCTCAACCAGGGCGGTTTTCTGGTTACAGCTTCCTGCACCAACCTGGTTTCACCGGATCTTTTCCTGCAAACCATCGATGCGGCAGCGCGGGACGCGAAAAAACGCTTGCGTCAGGTCACTTTCCAGACACAGGCAAAAGATCACCCCATTTTGAGGAATATTGAGAATACCACTTATTTGAAATTCCTGATCGTAGAGATCGTTTAA
- a CDS encoding nucleotide exchange factor GrpE has protein sequence MTEKDQDMQTNGQANNAGDNDNGMPDFNAEENISETPHMTNALEVEEGEELIKKEQQLNEMRDKYLRLQAEFDNFRKRTAKERLELLQTAGKEVIISLLDVLDDSERANKQLDTANDINAVKDGVNLVFNKLKATLQAKGLKPMESMHTTFDSDLHDAITEIPAPTPDLQGKVVDVLQQGYYLNDKLIRHAKVIVGK, from the coding sequence ATGACAGAAAAAGACCAAGACATGCAGACAAACGGACAGGCTAACAATGCTGGAGACAATGACAATGGCATGCCTGATTTCAATGCTGAAGAAAATATCAGTGAAACACCTCATATGACTAATGCATTAGAAGTAGAAGAGGGAGAAGAACTGATTAAAAAAGAGCAGCAGCTGAATGAAATGCGTGATAAATACCTTCGTCTGCAGGCTGAGTTTGATAACTTCCGTAAGCGGACTGCAAAAGAAAGACTGGAATTATTGCAAACAGCGGGTAAAGAAGTTATCATATCTTTGCTGGATGTGCTGGATGATAGTGAGCGGGCCAACAAACAGCTGGATACTGCCAATGATATCAATGCCGTGAAAGACGGGGTAAATCTGGTATTTAACAAGCTGAAAGCTACGCTGCAGGCCAAAGGATTGAAACCTATGGAAAGTATGCACACCACCTTTGATTCCGATCTGCACGATGCCATCACCGAAATTCCGGCCCCAACTCCGGATTTACAAGGTAAAGTGGTAGACGTATTACAGCAAGGCTATTACCTGAATGACAAATTGATCCGTCATGCTAAGGTAATAGTGGGTAAATAA
- a CDS encoding PKD domain-containing protein, with protein sequence MKYLPAKCLRALLLLIFLVQGNVLLAQQADFSYTAVPANMCNPVTLTFKNNSTGKPTAYSWDFGDGRTSHDTNPQITYTASGPKKVTLVATYANGSSTYYRTFEVGATPQVSFSADVTSNCKSYTANFTDATPNAVTRIWDFGDGTPLVTTSNAFTPHAYTKAGKYNVSLTVINSNGCQASITKTAYITVSLPEISMDQPVNGCVPYNATLNATSVNALNDPVMEWKWDFGDGTSLITATGSTVHPYPQTGTYNVTVSVKTNSGCEISKTFNKQVRTGNPPSEVSFTATPSAACVGEPVRLLASAKYADSYSWDYGDGNTEEVFTNDIRHAFTANGNLTVNMKAGSNGCYTAAPPVTVNITGPVSRFTIARDCNDKSKFIFTNTSVGINPNSTFQWDFGDNTPVVNSRDAIHTYTTPDNYTVRLTIGENGNACSHSSFQTVYYFKADFSAGVSAICRGSKATYEVLNVPVNLVADYTWQFGDGSVFTTTDQRFVKTWTTAGSFTDQLTIRYKDPSYCNDVVTKPANINILAPQADFGNASATCAGQPVTFINTSVPSTNIPIATWQWDLGNGKVSSSQTPAATTYSASGAYTVKLVITDARNCQDSISKDVNINPTPFVRASSAQSKICEGNNVTLHAQSDGNVQWLNAAGLSCVYCPDPVAYPTTNTRYYVEASNMYACATKDSVDIAVVPKVNLSVSKDTFACYGSSVQLKASGATLYNWTPVTGLTNNTIANPVTTPSEDITYQVTGTNDPMCPMSAPLSVKVAVKPIPSIKAGNDQTVMAGDVVKLMASGSSDIVKWQWSPTDYLDNPTSPFTNAAVRKSITYAITGTNQFGCTKSDVLKIDLVCNTDLIFIPNTFSPNGDGVNDVFYLRGKGISLVKSFRIFNRLGQEVFHRENINVEDINAGWNGSFNGKPQAADVYIYFVEAYCDANEFFRLKGNVTLLR encoded by the coding sequence ATGAAATACCTACCGGCTAAGTGTCTCAGAGCGCTATTGCTTCTGATATTCCTGGTGCAGGGCAACGTTTTGCTGGCCCAGCAGGCCGATTTCTCCTATACTGCGGTACCGGCCAATATGTGCAATCCTGTTACACTGACATTTAAAAACAACAGTACTGGCAAACCTACCGCCTATTCCTGGGACTTCGGCGATGGCAGGACTTCGCATGATACGAACCCACAGATCACTTACACCGCCTCTGGCCCTAAGAAGGTTACCCTGGTAGCCACTTATGCCAATGGTTCCAGCACCTATTACCGCACCTTCGAAGTAGGAGCTACCCCACAGGTGTCCTTCAGTGCTGATGTGACCAGCAACTGTAAATCATATACCGCCAATTTCACCGATGCCACTCCCAATGCAGTCACCCGTATCTGGGATTTCGGAGACGGAACACCGTTGGTAACCACCAGCAACGCATTTACCCCGCACGCCTATACGAAAGCCGGTAAATATAACGTCAGCCTCACCGTTATCAACAGCAACGGTTGCCAGGCATCTATCACCAAAACTGCCTATATCACCGTTTCCCTTCCGGAAATATCCATGGACCAGCCTGTGAATGGTTGCGTACCCTATAATGCCACACTGAATGCCACTTCTGTCAATGCCCTCAACGATCCTGTGATGGAATGGAAGTGGGACTTCGGCGATGGTACTTCTCTCATTACAGCTACGGGATCTACCGTACACCCATATCCGCAAACAGGCACCTACAACGTGACTGTTTCCGTGAAAACCAACAGCGGCTGTGAAATCAGCAAAACCTTCAACAAACAGGTGCGTACCGGCAATCCGCCGTCAGAGGTGAGTTTCACCGCCACCCCTTCAGCCGCCTGTGTAGGCGAGCCCGTTAGGCTGCTCGCCAGCGCCAAATACGCCGACAGCTACAGCTGGGACTATGGCGATGGCAATACCGAAGAAGTATTCACCAACGATATACGCCATGCATTTACTGCCAATGGCAACCTCACCGTCAATATGAAAGCCGGCAGCAACGGCTGTTACACCGCAGCACCGCCGGTGACTGTTAATATCACCGGACCTGTTTCCCGCTTCACCATTGCCCGCGACTGCAACGATAAAAGCAAATTTATCTTCACCAACACATCTGTCGGCATCAATCCCAACTCCACCTTTCAGTGGGACTTTGGCGATAATACACCGGTTGTGAACAGTCGCGATGCCATACACACCTATACCACACCCGACAATTATACCGTACGCCTGACTATTGGTGAAAACGGCAATGCTTGCAGCCATAGCAGTTTCCAGACGGTTTATTATTTTAAAGCTGATTTTTCCGCCGGAGTAAGTGCTATCTGCCGTGGCAGCAAAGCCACCTACGAAGTACTCAATGTACCCGTCAACCTCGTGGCCGACTACACGTGGCAGTTTGGCGACGGTTCCGTGTTTACCACCACCGATCAGCGTTTCGTAAAAACATGGACTACTGCCGGCTCCTTCACCGACCAGCTGACCATCCGCTATAAAGATCCGTCCTACTGCAACGATGTTGTCACCAAACCCGCCAATATCAATATACTGGCGCCGCAGGCTGATTTCGGCAACGCTTCCGCTACCTGCGCCGGACAACCGGTTACCTTTATCAATACATCTGTACCTTCTACCAATATCCCCATCGCCACCTGGCAGTGGGACTTAGGCAACGGGAAAGTGTCATCTTCGCAAACACCGGCTGCTACTACCTATTCCGCTTCCGGCGCCTATACGGTAAAACTGGTCATCACCGATGCGCGCAACTGTCAGGACTCCATCAGCAAAGATGTGAATATCAATCCCACACCTTTTGTACGGGCCTCCAGTGCTCAATCTAAAATCTGCGAAGGCAACAATGTTACCTTACATGCCCAGTCAGACGGAAACGTACAGTGGCTCAACGCTGCAGGGCTCAGCTGTGTATACTGCCCCGATCCGGTAGCTTACCCGACCACCAATACCCGCTATTATGTGGAAGCATCCAACATGTATGCGTGTGCGACAAAAGACTCTGTGGATATCGCTGTAGTGCCTAAAGTAAACCTCAGCGTCAGCAAAGATACTTTCGCTTGTTACGGTTCTTCCGTACAACTGAAAGCCAGCGGTGCCACCCTTTACAACTGGACACCTGTTACCGGGCTCACCAACAATACTATCGCCAATCCGGTCACTACACCTTCTGAAGATATCACCTACCAGGTAACCGGCACCAACGACCCGATGTGCCCCATGAGCGCACCACTGTCAGTGAAAGTAGCCGTTAAACCCATCCCCAGCATCAAGGCTGGTAATGACCAGACTGTTATGGCCGGAGATGTTGTAAAACTGATGGCCAGCGGCAGCTCAGACATCGTCAAATGGCAATGGTCACCTACCGATTACCTCGACAATCCCACTTCACCATTCACCAATGCGGCAGTGCGTAAATCCATTACCTACGCCATTACCGGCACTAACCAGTTCGGCTGTACGAAAAGTGATGTATTGAAGATAGACCTGGTATGCAATACCGACCTGATATTTATTCCCAATACTTTCAGTCCTAACGGAGACGGTGTAAATGATGTCTTTTACCTGCGCGGCAAAGGCATCAGCCTGGTGAAATCCTTCCGTATTTTCAACCGCCTCGGGCAGGAAGTTTTTCATAGAGAGAATATTAATGTGGAAGATATCAATGCCGGATGGAATGGTTCATTCAACGGCAAACCACAGGCAGCCGACGTTTATATTTATTTCGTGGAAGCCTACTGTGATGCCAACGAATTTTTCAGGCTGAAAGGCAATGTAACATTACTCAGATAA
- a CDS encoding T9SS type A sorting domain-containing protein, producing MWKTSTLILITVFSLLSLVGKAQDRTLPNNNPEGGRQIVKLYPNPATNIINFEIQQHNNDRIYDLIVYNFLGKKIDQIKSISSRTTVNLDNYYNGLYIFQLRDQRGNLVESGKFNVVK from the coding sequence ATGTGGAAAACCTCTACCCTCATTCTTATTACAGTTTTTAGCCTTTTATCTCTCGTTGGCAAGGCTCAAGACAGGACCCTACCGAACAACAATCCGGAGGGGGGTAGGCAAATTGTAAAACTCTATCCCAACCCTGCCACCAACATCATCAATTTTGAAATTCAACAGCATAATAACGACCGCATCTATGATCTTATTGTGTACAATTTTCTGGGGAAAAAAATTGATCAGATAAAAAGCATCAGCAGCAGAACAACTGTAAATCTCGACAACTACTACAATGGTCTTTATATCTTCCAGCTGCGCGACCAGCGTGGCAATCTGGTGGAATCCGGTAAGTTCAATGTAGTAAAATAA